Proteins from one Mixophyes fleayi isolate aMixFle1 chromosome 9, aMixFle1.hap1, whole genome shotgun sequence genomic window:
- the LOC142101465 gene encoding olfactory receptor 5AR1-like yields MDQNNQTMLTYFIIKGVSDVPELQVLIFLLVLLIYLVTLGGNMTILLLVCLDPRLRTPMYFFLCNLSVLDMSSTTVTLHKVLSIFVTGDSTVYFTACMVQVCIFSWLSGNGLILLTAMSYDRYVAICNPLHYPSVMSDRVCVVLATFCWSLSLIQILPPIAILARFSCYTSCIINHFFCDIVPLMNLSCSDTSLLKLLIFTEGVLLSTFTPFLLTFISYMFIIAAIMRIRSSNGRSKAFYTCSSHLTVVTVQYTTLVCQYLTPIGTFKSNKLLALFNTAMVPMLNPIIYSLKNKDVKSALERKLNYFATVT; encoded by the coding sequence atggatCAGAACAATCAGACCATGTTGacctattttattattaaaggGGTTTCAGATGTCCCAGAGTTGCAGGttctgatcttcctcctagttcTTCTCATCTATCTCGTCACTCTTGGTGGAAACATGACCATTCTTCTACTGGTGTGTCTGGACCCTCGGCTCCGCACTCCCATGTACTTCTTCCTGTGTAACCTGTCGGTCCTAGACATGTCTTCCACCACGGTGACACTACATAAGGTCCTCTCTATCTTTGTAACAGGAGATAGCACTGTATATTTTACTGCTTGCATGGTACAAGTGTGCATCTTTTCATGGTTATCTGGCAACGGGTTGATACTACTGACAGCAATGAGTTATGACCGTTATGTTGCCATCTGTAATCCCCTGCATTATCCATCTGTGATGAGTGATAGGGTCTGTGTCGTTTTGGCCACATTCTGCTGGTCATTAAGTCTTATACAAATTCTTCCTCCGATTGCTATACTGGCGCGTTTCTCTTGTTACACTTCCTGCATAATTAACCACTTCTTCTGTGACATTGTGCCGCTGATGAATCTTTCCTGCAGTGACACCTCCCTTCTGAAACTACTGATCTTCACAGAGGGGGTCCTACTTTCGACATTCACTCCTTTCCTTCTCACCTTCATATCTTATATGTTCATCATTGCCGCCATCATGAGAATACGGTCCAGTAATGGGAGGTCCAAAGCCTTCTACACATGTTCCTCCCACCTCACTGTTGTCACTGTTCAGTACACAACTCTTGTTTGCCAGTACCTGACCCCAATTGGGACCTTCAAGTCCAATAAACTTTTGGCTTTATTCAACACCGCCATGGTTCCCATGCTAAATCCGATCATCTACAGCTtgaaaaataaagatgtaaaGTCAGCTTTAGAACGTAAACTCAATTATTTTGCAACCGTGACTTAA
- the LOC142101418 gene encoding olfactory receptor 8D1-like: MVLQNQTPVTYFIIKGISDVPELQALVFLVVLAIYLITVSGNTTILLLVCLDPQLHTPMYFFLGNLSFLDVFCLTITLHKILLSYMFGDKTVSFTNCMSQLYMFSSLTCNELLILTAMSYDRYVAICNPFHYHTVMNSRVCVLLAAVCWILGFVEVVPHMWAISRFSCYKSNEINHYFCDILPIMKLSCSDTTLLKLVIFIEGLLLVSFTPFLLTFISYIFIIATILRIKSSSGRRKAFYTCSSHLTVVIILYMSLVCQYLRPSSTNTLNSNKLFSLFNTAAVPVLNPFIYSLKNKDVKSAARRQLKWLMV, encoded by the coding sequence ATGGTTCTGCAGAACCAGACCCCGGTCACATATTTCATCATTAAGGGGATTTCTGATGTCCCTGAACTCCAGGCCTTGGTCTTCCTTGTTGTCCTGGCTATTTATCTCATTACAGTGAGTGGAAACACAACCATCCTACTACTGGTCTGCCTGGACCCTCAGCTTCACACGCCCATGTACTTCTTTCTGGGCAACTTGTCCTTTCTTGATGTGTTTTGCTTGACAATCActttacataaaatacttttatctTACATGTTTGGTGATAAAACCGTTTCCTTCACCAACTGTATGTCACAATTGTACATGTTTTCGTCCTTGACCTGCAATGAGCTGTTGATACTGACTGCTATGAGCTATGACCGATATGTGGCTATTTGTAACCCTTTTCACTACCACACGGTTATGAACAGCAGAGTGTGCGTTCTCTTGGCTGCTGTCTGCTGGATCCTAGGTTTTGTAGAAGTCGTACCTCACATGTGGGCAATATCACGTTTTTCATGTTATAAGTCCAACGAGATTAACCACTACTTTTGTGACATTTTGCCAATCATGAAACTGTCTTGTAGTGACACCACTCTACTGAAGCTTGTTATTTTTATTGAGGGACTGTTACTGGTCAGTTTTACCCCCTTCCTCCTTACCTTCATCTCCTACATCTTCATTATTGCCACCATCCTGAGGATCAAATCCAGCTCCGGGAGACGTAAAGCCTTCTACACATGTTCCTCACACCTCACAGTCGTTATCATCCTCTACATGAGTCTCGTCTGCCAGTATCTGAGGCCAAGCTCCACCAACACCTTGAATTCCAACAAACTTTTCTCCTTATTTAACACAGCTGCCGTCCCTGTCCTTAATCCATTTATTTACAGCTTGAAAAATAAAGATGTGAAGTCGGCAGCGAGAAGGCAGCTAAAATGGTTAATGGTCTAA
- the LOC142101419 gene encoding olfactory receptor 8D1-like — MEENNQTMVSYFIIKGISDVPELQLPIFLLVLIIYLITFGGNMTILLLVCLDPHLHTPMYSFLRNLSILDISSSTVSLHKVLVTFLSHDNRVSFVGCTLQFYVFSCLACSELLLLAAMSYDRYVAICNPLRYSVLMNSRHCALLATACWTIGFVEVVPYVVLLSKFSCYKSNIINHFFCDLVPLIRLSCSDTSTLEMLTFIEGLLLLSLTPFALTIAPYVFIISAILRIRSSTGRLKAFYTCSSHLTVVVLLYVTLTCQYLRPTSADTLDSNKLFSLFNTAAVPMLNPLIYSLKNRDVISAFKRKLNIVKHQ; from the coding sequence ATGGAAGAAAATAATCAGACGATGGTGAGCTACTTCATTATTAAAGGGATTTCAGATGTTCCAGAATTGCAACTTCCAATCTTCCTCCTAGTTCTTATCATTTATCTCATCACATTTGGTGGTAACATGACCATTCTTCTACTTGTCTGCCTGGACCCTCATCTCCACACTCCCATGTACTCCTTCCTGAGGAACCTGTCAATCTTGGACATTTCATCCAGCACCGTCAGTCTTCATAAGGTCCTTGTAACCTTTTTATCACATGATAACAGAGTTTCTTTCGTTGGTTGTACACTACAGTTTTATGTGTTCTCTTGCTTAGCTTGTAGCGAGTTGTTGTTATTGGCAGCCATGAGTTATGATCGGTACGTGGCCATCTGCAACCCTTTACGTTACTCGGTCCTCATGAACTCCAGACATTGTGCTCTGCTAGCCACTGCCTGCTGGACTATAGGTTTTGTTGAAGTTGTACCATATGTTGTGTTGTTATCAAAGTTCTCCTGTTATAAATCCAACATTATTAACCACTTCTTCTGTGATCTTGTGCCCCTTATCAGACTTTCCTGCAGCGACACGTCCACCTTGGAGATGTTGACCTTCATTGAAGGACTGTTGCTTTTAAGTCTTACACCTTTCGCTCTAACCATCGCGCCCTATGTTTTCATTATTTCCGCCATACTGAGGATCCGTTCCAGCACTGGGAGACTTAAAGCTTTCTACACATGTTCCTCACACCTTACAGTTGTCGTCCTTCTGTATGTGACCCTCACCTGTCAATACCTGAGACCAACTTCAGCCGACACCTTAGATTCCAATAAGTTGTTCTCGCTCTTTAACACAGCTGCTGTTCCCATGCTTAACCCACTGATCTACAGCTTAAAAAATAGAGATGTTATATCAGCATTCAAAAGAAAACTAAATATAGTAAAACATCAGTAG